GGTATGCTACGAAACTAAATCTGTATTTAccattacaaataaaaatgccACAAAGAGATTCTCTTTTTGTTATGGTGAGTCTAAGGCTCACCTAAACAGTTCAATATTATCATGACCAACAATCTGTAGTAGTGTTATTAAAAGTGCAAAAAGCACTAGCCTAAGCGCCCAAGTGAGGGAAGGTGAGGCTATAGCGCCTCATAACCCTCTAGGCGAAGTGCCATCAAAGAAGCGCTGCCTAAGCAAGTACTTCAGCTCAGGCTCAAggcaaaaaaacaagaaaaacattgCTTTCattagttttctctttttttacattttttaaatggttTATAAGAAACTATATTATAGAGTAATAAATGCTTTTTAggaaatataaacaattatacTTGGAAAGTgtagttttctattttttttaaaacaaattaaggtAACTTTTTGGAATATGGAGACTTTTTAGGagagaataaaacaaaaaaagatattaaaaaaacaagaaacttcataagaaaactaaagaaaactTGAGAGATTGTATGTGAAAGATAAAGAAGTCTAATTGAGAAAAACTTCATAAGAAAACTTCAATCGACAATGGTTCAAGCTCTAGTTCTAGAGTAAGAATTATGGAACAATTTGATTCATATGAATCggatgaagaaattgaggaTTATAAATCTAGTGATGAGGGAAATGATACTCAAGATGGTGAGGAAGATGGCCAAATAGAGTTTGATGATGATTAgaataaaattaagatttaaatTAGGTCTTGCATACTACACTTGAAAATTTAAATCGTcttttatggttttatgttaatgtttttattttggatcttcaatattttagtagatgattatattaatttaagttcAATCTTATGcaatttcattgttattttctatattttttttacttttttttttcaaatagcgCTTCATGTCGCTCAAGCAAACGCCTAGAGTGGTGCTTAGAGCCTCAGGCAATTTACATTCTCATCGCCTCAAGAGCGCCTAACGCTTTTAATTACACTGATttgtagtaaaaaaaaattggcattCTTCCACTATCAATAATAAACCTAAAGTCCCAAAATTTGGGATCTAATTTTGGCCAGGAAAACCATGACAAACAAAGTGGTCTTGCAATTAAACAAAGGCTAAATACTTGCCATGGTGGCACATAATAAAATCTCACCAATCATGGACAACTATTTAACTTTGTtaggaattgaaaataaaaccctttattttatttattattttatcattttattttattctatggtTTAGTCATCCTATAATCTCTAGCATTTCCTATCAGCAAATTATTACACGCAGgctaacaataaaaataaaacattaaaatagaAGCACAAACTGAAAGAGAAGGGTagtattttcatataaattttaaattcacttaaaagaaagaaattggtTTTAATATAACAAACTGAAATCATGATAGTAATTTAAGTAGATCAGAAGTCAATACGAAAAAGACAAGGCAAAAGGGAACAATATCGAAACCAACCTCTCCCTATTAACACCAGGAATATCATCAATGATCAATGCCATCAATGCCATGCGATACATGTGATCAGCAATAGATTCAGGGCcttttatttcatgattgaCCCATCCCTTTCTTTTTGTTGCCTGTATAAGGACGCAATTGCAATGAAAAGTTCAAAGAATGTCAACATAtcacaaatatataaacaaaatcttTAGAAAATATCCTTTAGTTCAAAGGACGAATGAACCAACCAAGACAATAAGTAGCTATGGAATATATACTCAAAaagataaacaagaaaagaaggcaTCTTCCACATAGCAAACTGTATAGGAAAAGGAAGAGATGTTCTCTAAGAAAATCCTGcaaagagaaaatgaagaaaaagaagaacccCAAGAGAAGGAATGAAATCTTCTAAGTTTTCTTCGATCTTTTGTCACATCCATTCTCTAATATATAGAATGTTTCCATCCTTTATATAAGAGAGCAGTTGTATTCTGCAATTCAAGCACACGTATCTTATGGAAAACAAGTCAATACGCAAACAAACAGCCAGTCAAGAGCAACTTCAACACAGATGCATTTCCATTACTTACATCAAAGCAAATGTAATATAAACTCTTGCTTACATTCTCAccacaagattaaaaacaacTGGCACATTTGGCAATTGAATAAACAGAAAACAACAGGTTTTGTCCTCACTTATTCTCGTTATTATTCAATGGCACAAAAGCTCAGGAAAAAATTTCTAGTTTAGCCATTGTCTGTGATTGGCAGAGTCTGGCTGACCGCAAAAAAACCGCCTTTTCCAAGTTTTAAATCCTAAAACTATACTATTTCAAAATAACCCAAAATCGTCGAGAGGGTAACCCTTTCATAGCAACCATGAAAAGCATCCTTATGCCTCCCTAGGTCACCACAACCCATCAAGTTCACAATTGGTTGGGCTGATCAACTTAAGCCACAGGAAGGATCCTTAGTCTTTTATAAACCTACCTAAGCTTTGATTAACACATAACACATACAACATTTCTAGGTCCAAGACTTCAATAAGGTTCACAACTTTAAATAATCTCAAGCTTTGGCAATGCTAACTAAGGGTAACCAGAATGTCAGTTTCTCAATCATAATCCATGCACTAAAAATTCCCATAATTGCTTATTCTCAAGTCCCAAATCCCTGAATTTGAACTTGTAAAATGCACAGGCATGCAATCTCCCGGTTCAGGGCCAATTACCAAGCAACGATAGTGAATCAATCAACgcaacaaagaaatcaaaatattacGGCGAATGAATCCCATAAAAAGTCAttcaagcaaaacaaaacaaagcacgGATCACGAATAAACAAAACCAATGAACCAGCTCAATACCTTGAGACGATGGCAGAGCGTGAGGAAATCGATAGCGGAGGAAGCAGGCGAACCAACACCCATTGAAACCGGAGCTCCATCGGATCTAACATTCGCCTCACAAGCGCGAACAGAACCGGCACGTCCAGGGTTGGAGGAGGGTTTGAGGCAAACGCGATAAGGTAGGGATCGAGAAGGAAAGAAGGAATGGCGAGTAAGGCGGGATGTAGGAGGGGAGGAGAGAGGGGATTTCATGACCGCCATTGGAGAGGAAGCAGAAGGAACTCGTGGTTGAGCAACGCGCTGGAGAGATCGACAGAGAGTTTGTgtgtttaaaaaaagaaagagaggccTCGGGAAATGGTATCGATTGAGACGAAGAAGAGACGTGTCCGGGTTAACTGATTGAATAGTACTACTCAATCAAAGTAAGTAACCATATCCCCATGACAAACACATGGAAGGCttgaaagttattttatttatttttatttttatttttatttatatatattttgccaaTAAGCTGCTATGCTGCTAATAAACCTAAACGGAACCAGTGGAGACACGGCCCACGCATGCATAAATATTAGAACTATCTATGCacataatcattatttatatttttttttttgataaaataaataaatagttatccACACTCAAGAATTTTATCTACgcatgttattaaaaaattatataatatactcctaaaatactttaaataataaatttaaatttttaataattaaaaataaataaattataattatttgtttgcacaaaaaatatttatgaggccttttaaaattgaattatgCCAATAATTTTCGTAGGAGTCATTTAGTCATAATATTAGAGTTTATcattgtatgtatatatacaatattgtGTTAAAATCTCCAAAATTAAAAGACCCtaacgcccgtgtgaaaatttatctagtaataatttttaaaaattatgattaaaatttataaatttatatcatTGTGTAACTTACTTTCCTACCTCTTCTTTTGGTTAAggttaaattttctttaatgcttaaaagttaaaatgtttaaaattcttATTTGTTCAAGCCATGCGAGCTAAGGTTCATTTCTAGCGCTAAAGATACAAACATCTTACACAAATACCGGTGTCAATAgactaaaaaattattttttttaatttttatttttatttttatttttttataggatgAACATGCTATTTATCTCATCTAATATTATAAGAAATAGTTGATCCCTCAACTTTTTTGGTAAGGGAAAAGGTTATCATCATCCTAATgcaaaagaattttttaaataattttttttttaaattagaatatttattaaaaactcgttaatgatatattaataatttataacatATTTAGTATAAGCAACTCAAACTgagttataattaataaataaaaatcaacaataaaaaaatatataaaacaatgtcattatcatattcaaatataacatgttgaaattaaaagcaaatagTTTTGAATATTAAGAATTTCAAACAGCTTAACCAAAAGTGTTACCCAAAGCCTCTCCTCAGGTCATATCTAACCCTTTGTTTGGTTCAAAAGGGGAAATGGGGAGTGTGGGAGAGTAAGGAAGGGAGAAGAATAGAggatttgaaaaaattttatgtttggttcaaTAGAGAAGTGTGGAGGggtaatcaatttttttttttttgttggaaggaGGAGTGAGGAGAAATGTAatgtgtattttattaatttgcccttttatataaaattgatcataataatttttatacgtatctaaaattattttgtataaactttgttaatattaatattaatattactaataatattatttgtgaaatattactattatacgaatactaatattattttaaaactaatactataattatttaatttttttatatttgtttagctttttatactattattattattaaaaatattattactaatctttaattgatgcattaaaaaattaaaaaattaaaaaataaataataatattaaagatGAAACTAgattttaaatagatattatggttatttcttaaattgataaagggtaatttagttttttcataaaaatttaataaataaaatataaggtTATTAATAAATGAGGATATAAtagaaattatagaaataagTGAAAGATAGTATTGGtattttatattatgttatataaaaaaaatttaacaaacatCCACTACCTCAAAAGACCCCATTTGGGGGAATAGATTATGAGGGATGAGAAAGGGTGCCTCACCCCCTTCTtcactcccccaaccaaacaaccaCTATGCCCCCAAAGATAACCTCTTAATGTTttgactttttaattttaattttatgtttaaaattttgaaaacccAACAAACAGCAAATCCTATTATTTGTTTTCTAGaaaatatttggttattttagtaaatttaatattatccaAAGGCTCTAGTGATTTATAGACTTAACGAATGCCCCATTTTACCTTTTAATTTATGGACTTAACGAATTCtttgaaaacaaatattttgattttaaattttcaaaatacaaaatattttatcatcTCATCCATATCTCCTTATCATAAAAGATAGATTtgattaaatagaaaataaaagaaatttttaaataaaataggaaaaatagagATGTCTCTTACGTTACCCGCAATATGTGGAGATTTTGAACTAAGAAATAGGCCTAGAAGAGTACAATTGATAGGAAAAAAACAACCATCTCTTTACCATCTCCGTTAgctatttaattatcataagaTATTTTGGATTAAACAATTACTTTATTTGGTTCTAGGCCACTTTTATACCATATATCGATATGTTATTTTTAccaaatttacaaaataaacgCAAATTTGTTGTGTTGTCAATCActattaaacaaatttaaaaactttagtTATGCAAACggataagaaaaacataaccgcataaaatagaacataaaataattagaaaatagaaaatactaattaaataaaactagcTAAAAAAACATTCTTATGAGCATACCATACCATTCAAACTTAACAAACTATAgcaacaattatatataaaaaaatcatataaaaaaaatttgatctaAGTTCAAACACTAGACGTGGTGGTAGGCAACTCAAGTTCGGCTTTaggtttctcttcttcttcttttggagTTGATCTGTAATAATAGCCATAAAGAATAAGTTGTGCTAACCCTAATAGTGCGCCGATTCCATTAGGGAGCTGTAAAAACAACgttatataaaattacaagattatTAGATCAACAATACAACATTAAGCccaatcaaaataaaacttatgatGTAAATTTAGGCAAAAAAGAGCTTACAACGACGAAGATGTCAAAGTGAATGAAGCCGTAGATCGTCCAATCAATTCCATTTAAGAAACCAGCGAATGATAAGAAGAAAGGCATGTACTTCACACTTTTAGTCCGAATGACCAGTTTCTGTATATTGTTTAATAATGATAAGTAAATGAATAAATAGGATAataaaaaagaaccaaaagaaatgtattattaattaccaTAACGGAAAGGGGCGCGCCATACATGATAGCCCCGAAAATAACACAAAGAGATCCGACAAATTTAGTACGAAGCTCATGTGTGTGAAAGGCTAGCATTACCACGAGAATAACAATGGCCACGAACGCAACCTCAACTAAGAAGATCCCTAACATCTTCATCTGCCAAGAAAATCAAATGAATTGATTGATTTGCAAGCATTGCATGTATGAAGCAATTAAATATATGATTGCTAGGGTTTAGAACCATTTACCCTAAGTTTGCGTTTGCTAAAGATGAAACACATGATAATATAGAAGGCCTCAACAACAAGACCAAATCCATTGATAGTGACAATAAGAAGACTCTTTGGATGGACAAAAGGCATTCCATAAAACACCCACAAAGCACAATTCATCAATGTTGCCAAATATGGTATTGGAGAGAAATCCTCCATATCTTTACTTTTCCATATCTTATAAAATGTAGGCCTGATAAAATTTGTGAcagaaaatatcaaaaatttagaaaaaaaaagcacacctaaaaattgaaaaaaagaaaaagaaaaagaaaattatacttACATTGGTGAGACAAAGAGTCCAAAAGTAAGAATATtccctagaaaaaaaaaagaaaaaattaatataaaaaatttgagatcAACTATAATTTATAGTAAAAGAATATAAAGGCAATCATACCGATAATGCCAACAATATTACGAATAGCGTCCGGCGTCATCTTTGCCAAAAACGAAAAAGATGAATAGAGTATTGAGTAAAAAAAGAGGAGGATGTGTGACAAAGAGGGCTCTTTATATAGAGTTGGATGAATGAGGTTAgttaaattcaaaatggatgcaTTAGCTTTTCTAAAGATTATTTGAGGATTATGTTCGCTCCAAATTGTggttataatcttatatttttcattcaacataaaatatctataaattatatatatatttaatagatttttttaatactagATTTGAGAGTAAGAATAAGGAAAGGTGTAGAGTGATTAAGGATAAACACTTCCATAATAGTGTTATcaattagatttttttcttcttctgaaaatTACATAATTGTCCTCATAAAAATGGAacctatatatgtatgtatatatatatatatattaaattcaaaattaatatattagtgTTTCTAAGGATTATTTGCGGATTATCCTAGCTCGAAATTGTGCATATAAtcttataaaatatctataaattattttttgggaaagaagatatattttttctttagtaCTAGATTTGATAGTAAGGATACGGAGAAAGTGCACCACAGTGTTATTTACGTTTTTTATGAGGAAGGttatgttcttttcttttttacataatatagtattattattattattattagtaagtCGTCATTATTTTAGTAACaggaaaattgtttttttttaaataatataaataccAAATCCAACTCCAGCAATGCAATTTTGACCTAAATTAACTGCAGAGTATTTCTAAATTATCCTTTTGCCATATATTACCTTTCcatcatatttttgaaataatttgatGAGTTCGTGACATCTCATTCATTCTCCCAAATTAATTATCTCACCTTAAtactaaatatcaaaattagcatgaatataataacaaaatgttACTATGATGAAGTGAACAAAATTACAGTGGAACCAAATTAGtcattaagatatatatatatatatatatataaataatctaaatatCTAATTAACCATATTGCACGATTTAACCACAAAAATGCCTCAATCAATTCCCTCAACTATCAAAATGGGCTTGTTAACATGAAAATTAAATGGACatccatttttaatattttttatttatttatgaatatttaatccattatatattttaacgtattttaatattaattgatcattaaattctaataaaagtttaaatctTATCTATTAATTGCGATCCATCGAAATccactaaatatatataaacgcCTTATTTTCCGTTAAGAAGTTATATAATATGCCACAATCAATTGCAAAGTTTGTTTggataagtaaaatttaaatttttttgttcttttaacaacaaattttttattaaggaaaaaattaatattcaaaTTATCTAAAACAATTTTATCCTCAAAATGGTAAAGAAATCTTGACTGATTATTCTAAGCTCAAAATTGGTCATAATACGAGAGTGATTGATTTATTTGCTTTAGTTGTTAATATACACATGTTATCGGTCAATGTtcttggattttattattagtaagttattcaattaatttttaaaatatagtttttggAAAATGTGAGACTTCACTTTGCCCAAAGAACTtgaacaatgaaaacaaaatcatcaagaaaacaaaatcttgcaacaaattttgatgtgattaatttataaaatgattataACAACTCTATCCAGAAGGAAGCTATTTCCAGATCCAATCTTCAACTTAGATCCATGTTTGCTATTAGAACAAAGAATCTTGTTAAATAGTTATTGAGATAATTggataaatattattaagatatagatatatattttacatgcacctctccaaaaatagaaaattgcttatatatatacatatatttataaaatgatatttgtttatGTACGTTTGCAAATCATTGTTATTTGCATGCATATTCTTCAgaacaaaaatcaactaaaaaatttaataaaaaataattaaccttgccaaaaataaaaaaaattgtatatatatacatatatttatatttataagaaTGATATTTGTTTATGTATCTTCgctaattattgttatttgagGAATTGCTAAAAGGTCCAAACAATACCattaggcaaaaaaaaaaaacctttgaatttttcaaatccCTTAGAAGTcctttattttttccaaaattacttttaacTCCAACGGCTAGATTACCTTGGATTAACTATGCTTACATTACGTTCAATTTTGAGTTTTGCTCTTTGGTTAGTACTTTGGATTTACTACTCTTACATCACATTCAGTTTTTAACTTTGCTATTTGGTTTTTAGTGTATCCGTTTACTATTTTGTGAATCTAttccaatttgtatattattgAATAAAACTCGAATTTCCAAAGGTGACGGGAGGGATGAGAAATGGAATTGTAAAAAAGAGGGACTGTagaggataatttttttttttttgttagaaggATTTGTtggaataaacaaaaaatttcagggactaataagtaattttcttttgttatttgcaTGTATATTCTTTAGaccaaaaatcaactaaaaatttaataaacaataaattatattttattaccCTTTTCCCGTTCTTCCatttgggaaaaataaaaaataaaaaattaatatatattttcataaaatttgtaagtaaataaaaacgttttgttgtataatttttataaaagtacATTTGACATTATCTAGTTATACAGGTGCATGCaaacaattttttcatatatatatatatatatatatatatatataaacacacaaaAATTGATCATTGTCTAAACCTCCATAACATGAATGAGTTTTCACGCTTTCTTATATAGTGGTTGAAATGCCCTTTGCCATTAACATTAATCAAGGATCTTAGCATTTGCATATGCGTTAGCAAGGTATACAGGTGTCGAGGAACCGAgattaatgatatatttatacCATAGGTTTGGTTTTGcgatttatcaattttattatagaacttatatttttatattataaatagcaacaatatatttacataaaaaaattttatgaagagCTCTCTCCAAAAGATGTGGCATTCATTTCATTCACTCTCTCTCTCCTAGTGGATGCCACATGTCATTCTGCTAGAGTATTACTCCATAGAACATAGAACATATTGTGTTGAACGATTATTAGTTAATTGAGTGGAAGAGATCAATGGAAGAAGATCAAGAGATTATCAGTTAACTAGTTTAACGATTCCTATGTGGGTAACTATTATTTCGTAAGCTGTAGGGAGGGTACTTTGATAtgttttaggagaaaaaaaaatagaatttcaaaGTTTTTTGCATCATAACATATATGATCACTTGCTCTAATATCAATTATCCAAGCATTCAAAACAGGAAGTTGCTTGCATTTACTACTACAAACATATGAACCTTTAAGATTATGAAGAAGTTTAGTTATTAAACATATCATAGTATCCGAAGAAGTAAAATTTGCAAacagaattgaattggttgtaTTTGCATTTTGAATTAAAGAGATAACCTTGGAGTGTCACTAAAAGATTATGAAGGAGTATAAGCATGAGTAGTATTATGAT
This genomic window from Dioscorea cayenensis subsp. rotundata cultivar TDr96_F1 chromosome 20, TDr96_F1_v2_PseudoChromosome.rev07_lg8_w22 25.fasta, whole genome shotgun sequence contains:
- the LOC120251887 gene encoding bidirectional sugar transporter SWEET6b-like is translated as MTPDAIRNIVGIIGNILTFGLFVSPMPTFYKIWKSKDMEDFSPIPYLATLMNCALWVFYGMPFVHPKSLLIVTINGFGLVVEAFYIIMCFIFSKRKLRMKMLGIFLVEVAFVAIVILVVMLAFHTHELRTKFVGSLCVIFGAIMYGAPLSVMKLVIRTKSVKYMPFFLSFAGFLNGIDWTIYGFIHFDIFVVLPNGIGALLGLAQLILYGYYYRSTPKEEEEKPKAELELPTTTSSV